A stretch of DNA from Sphingopyxis sp. MWB1:
ATCGCCCCGGCCCGCCCGATGGCGTGTCCCCCGGCATCCTCTTCTTCAACATGTCGATGCTGGACACCCGCCCGATCCCGACGCTGGAAACGCTCACCCTGCACGAAGGGATTCCGGGGCATCATTTCCAGCTCACCCTGGCCATCGAAAATGAGGATCTGCCCGACCTGCTGCGCCATGGGCAGGCCACCGCCTATTCCGAAGGCTGGGGGCTTTATGCCGAATCCCTCGGCCCCGAACTGGGGCTGTTCACCGACCCCTTCCAGATGTTCGGCCATCTCGACATGGAAATGCTGCGCGCCATCAGGCTGGTCGTCGATACCGGCCTACACGCCAAGCAGTGGAGCCGCGAACGCGCGATTGACTATATGCTGGACAACAGTTCGATGGCGCGGCGCGACGTGGTGGTCGAAATTGACCGCTATATTGCTTATCCGGGGCAGGCCTGCGCCTACAAGCTGGGCGAACTCAAGATAAAGGAATTGCGCGAGCGTGCCCGCGCCAGCCTGGGCGCGGCGTTCGATATCCGCGACTATCATCGCCAGGTGCTGAACAGCGGCGCGCTGCCGCTCGACGTGCTGGAGGCGAAAATCGACGCCTGGATTGCCGCTGGCGGCGGTGCCTGACATGCCCCTTCCCTCCTGCAAGGACATTGGATGACTTCGCAAAGTTCGCCCGTATCGCGGCGCCACCGGTGGTTGCTGCTCATTCCCTTTCTATGGCAGATCGGCGGTGTTCCGCTCGTCAATGATGTCGCGTGGCGTCCCTTCTCGCTGCCCTTTCCGATGGCCTGGCAAATGGCGGGGATCATCGTGACATCGGTCGTTATCGCCTATATTTTCTCCATTGATCGCAAGCATCCGGAATTTCCCGACACCAAAGCACCCGCCGAGGGAGTCGAGCAATGATTCTGGCGCTTACTCTCGCTGTCGTGCTCGGCACCATGGTCGGCGCGCTTTTATCGGCGCGCCGACAAGCGCGCGCTACCAGCATGACCGAATGGGCGGTCGGCGGACGCCGCTTTGGCATTTTAATCTTCTGGTTCCTCAATGCCGGGGAAATTTACACGACCTTCGCGGTATTGGGCATTTCGGGCTTTGCATGGGCGCATGGCGCCCCGGCCTACCTGGCCTTCACCTCCGTCTCGCTGTCCGCCGCCATCGGCTATTGGCTGATGCCCTGCATCTGGAATGCCGGGCGGCAATATGGGCTGGTGACGCAAGCCGATTTTTTCGCCGCCCATTATCGCGCGACATGGCTGGGCGTCGTCGTTGGGGTCGCAGGAATTGCGGCGTTGATCGTCTATGTCCAGATCCAGATCGTCGCGCTCAGCCTGATCCTGCGCATGACCGTGGGGCCGGAGATATCCGTATCGGCGGCGGCCATATTGGCGGCAGCGATCATGCTGGCCTTTGTCTATATCTCGGGCCTGCGTTCGGCCGCCTTTGCCGCCGGGGTCAAGGATGTGCTGATGGTGCTGATCGTCGTCGGTTTGTGCCTCACCGTTGCCTCCAAGGTTGGCGCGGCCTCGATGCTCGACGTTTATCGCATGGCGCAGGACCAGTTTCCCGGCATCGGCCGCTTGCCCGGATTACAGCCGGGCGCCGGGCTTTCGACCATCTGGCTGATGACCGCCGCACTGAACGTCGCGCTGGGGAACTGGATCTTGCCGCATTTGTTCCAGCTCTGTTTTTCGGCGGGAAGCGAAGCGACAATCCGCCGCAACGCCATTTGGCAGCCGATCTATTCGCTGTCCTATTTTTTCATCATCCTCCTGGGCTTTGCCGCCCTGCTTGCGGGGACGCAGCCCGAAGGGGGCGACACCAATGCCGTCCTGTTGCAATTTGTTTCCGACCGCTATCCCGCCTGGGCCGTCGGAATTTTTGCGGGAACCGCCTGTTTGCTGGCGCTGGTGCCGGGATCGGTGCTCCTGCTGACCGCAGGATCGATCTTCAGCCGCAACATCCTGCTTCCGCTGCGCCCCACCTTGTCGGACCGGCAGAGCCTGCTCGCCTCGCGCCTGTCGATGATCGCCTTTGCGGCCATTGCCGTATGGCTGACGCTGGGCGGATCGCGTTCGCTGGTGGAGATCGGCCTGTCGGCCTATGCCGCCATCGGCATGTTGGCGCCGGGCGTCTATTTCGCCTTCATCTGGAAGCGCGCCCATGCCGCGGGCATTTTCGCCGGCATTGTCGCGGGCTATCTGGCGCTGCTTCTGCCGCAGGCGCAGCAGCTTTGGGACCATATGCTGCCCCACTGGGACCATGGGCTCGTGGCGATGATGGTCAATGCCGCCGTCGCAGCGCTCGTCTGCCTCGCGACCACCCGTCCCGCCCGTCCAGCCGTCCAGGCCGCCTGACGCCGATCAGGCCCAGCTTTTGAGCTTCGCTTCCAGCAGGCTCATCAGACGGGCCGGGGCACCCTCCAGCTGTCGGCCCAGCCGGTGGATCAGGCTGACCGTGCTATGTTCAATGGCATCGTCGAGCAGGGGCCGCGCGACCAGGCTCCCCTCCTCCAGTTCGGCCAGCGCCGAAATGCGCGGCAATACGGTGAGCGCGCGGCCCGCTTTCGCGATTTCGCGCATCATCTGGATGGAGGTCGTCACGAGCCGGGGTTCCAGCCAGACCTGCGCGCGCCGCTCGGCATGGTTGAGCGTGCCGCGAATGCGAAAGCCCGGGGGCGGCAGACAGAGGTCGAAACGCGCCAGATCGGCAATGGTCAGCGCCTCCATCTCCGCTGCGGGGTGCGAAGGCGCGCACAGGATCAGCAAGGGCTGCGCCACCGCGCTGCGCGTGCGTATCTTGGGCTCGCTGGTGGTGTGGAGGATCATGCCGATATGCGCTTCATCGTCGAGCACCATGCGGATGATATCGGCGGTAGGACTGCTCGTCACCGTAATGGCGATGCCGGGATTGCGCCGCTGAAACCCCTCGATCAGGGCGGTGAAAGGCGGGCCGAAAAAGCCCTCGCCAATCGCCAGATCGACGCGCCCGCTCTTTACCTCGCGCAATTCCTGAATGCGCGTCATCAAGGCTTCGCGGTCGGCAAGCTGGTTCTTGTGATATTCAAAGGCGAGTTGCCCCGCCTCGGTCAGCCGGATCGAGCGGCGCCCCCTTTCAATGAGCGCAATGCCCATTTCGGCCTCCAACTGCGCGATCTGCCGGCTGATCGAGGAAACGGCGACCCCGATTTTGTCGCTGGCAAGCCGCATCGAACCCAGATTGGCGGCTTCGTAAAAATATTGCAGTGCATTGTCCCACATGGGCGTCGCTCTCCCCTCACTGCCGAGCAGAATGGCGAGTGTTGCGAAAATCGCAACTAATTTCGTCTTTTGATGCCCTTGCCGCGAATGCACCTTGGCTTATCGGGACAGGCCGCACTGCCAAAATCCTGTCCAAGGGGGAGCCAAGTTGATGAACAAGCGAACGCGCGCCGAATGGAAAGGCTATATTCCGGCCATTACGACGCCCTTCGACGCCGATCGCGCGCTGGACCTGTCTGCCCTTGGGCGTCTCCTCGAATGGCTGCACAGCGAAGGCATGCACGGGCTGTTGCTGGCCGGGACGACGGGTGAATGGCCCGGCATGTCGAACGATGAGCGCAAGGCGCTGTTTTCAGCCGCAGGCAACCAGCTCAAGGGAAAGATCCCGCTGCTTGCCGGGTGCAACGCCTATACGGCGCATCAGGTGCTCGCCCTCGCCGATCATGCCGCCGACAGCGGATTCGACGGCATTGTCGTCACCCCGCCGCCCTATTACCGGCCCTCGCCCGACGAGATACATGGATTTTACGCTGAAATATCGGCGGGGTCGCGCCTTCCCATCTGCGTTTACAACTGGCCGCCAGGCACGGGCATCGACATGCCGCTCGCCCTGCTGGAGCGCCTCGCCGCGCTCGACAATGTCGTTGCGATCAAACAATCGACCAGCGATTTGCGCCGCTTTGTCGACACTTTCTTTGCGCTGAAAGAGAAGGTGCTGATTTTCGGCCATTCGATGGACGAACATGGGCTGGCGCTGCTCGAAGCGCGCGGCGGCGACGGGACGATGGGCGCAGGTGCTGTGCTGGGCCGCACCCACCCCGATTTTTACAATCATCTGTGGAAGGGCGATATCGCCGCCGCGCGCGAATGCGGGCGCCGCGACCGGGTGATCCTCGATCAATGGTATACGCCCGAACTGGTCGGCCGTTTCGGCTCGGGGCCCGCCATATTGAAGGCCGCGCTGAACGTGCAGGGCCTGCCCGGCGGCCACGTCCGCCCACCCTTGCGCGACGTATCGCGTGAAGATGTCGAGAAAATCAGGGAGACATTGGTGTCGCTGGGGCGCATCTAGCGAATATGGACAAGCGGGATGTCGCGATTATCGGCGGGGGGCTGATCGGCTGCGCAAGCGCCTGGCACCTCGCGCGGCAGGGGGCGTCGGTCACCTTGCTCGAAGCCGGAGACGTCAACAGCGGCGCCTCCGGGCAAAATGCCGGGTCGCTGCATTTTCAGATTGAACGCCGTTTTCTGGAAAATGGCGATGCGCTTGCACGGCAGGCCGCCGCGATCGTTGCGCTCAACCGGGCAGCGGTAACCGACTGGCGCGGCATCGAAAAAGCGCTGCCAGACGATCTGCACCTTTCCATGAAGGGCGGGCTGATGGTCGCCGAAACCCCGCAAGAGGTGGCCCTGCTCGAACGCAAGGCGGCGTGGGAACAGGCGCAGGGACTTTCCGTCCAAACGCTCGACGGGGCCGAGGCGCGGGACATCGCGCCCTATTTGTCCCCCTCCATCCTCGCCGCCAATTTCGCCCTCGACGAAGGCCATGCCGACCCGCGCGCGCTCACCCCGGCGCTGGCCGCCGCCGCGCGCGCCGAAGGGGCGGAGATCCGCACCCATGCGCGGGTTGAGCACATCGCGCGGAGCGGCGGCCGCTTTATCGTGCAGGGGCCCGACCTGCGGGTCACGGCGGATCAGTTGCTGGTCGCCGGCGGGGCATGGAGCGCCAACATATGCGCGCGCGCCAATATCCACATGCCGCTTTACCCGGTCGCCTTGCTGATGAATGCGACCGAGCGCACGTCTCCGTTGCTTCCCCATCTGATCCAGCATGTCGGGCGGCGCCTGTCGTTGAAACAGACCTATGCCGGCAATATATTGATTGGCGGCGGCTGGCCCTCGCGGCTGGCGCAGGCGCCCGATGGCGGCTTTGATCTTGATGCCAGACCCGAAATCATCGCCGCCTCGCTCCGCGCCAATGTCAAAACCGCCATCGACGTCATCCCCGTCCTGTCGCGCCTGAATCTGCTGCGCAGTTGGACCGGGGTCACCGCCATTTCCGCCGACCAATTGCCTATCGTGGGCGAAGTGCCGCGCCTCCCGGGCCTATGGGTTGCGGCAGGCGGCTCGGCCTTTACGCTGGGCCTGACCTTTGCGCGCCTGCTGGCCGGGGCCATGACCGGAAAGCCGTCGCCGGAACTCGATATCCTGTCCCCGGCTCGGTTCGAACATCTGAACGGATTTATGGGATGAAAGCGCGCCGCATCACCTCTGGCACCCGCCGGGGCCCGAAAATCTCCATTCGCGTCGATGGCGAAGCCATCGCCTGTCATGCCGGCGAAACCGTCGCGGCAGCCATGCTCGCTGCCGGGATGAGCCGCTTTCGGCGGGACCGGGCCGGGACGGCGCGGGGGCTGCTTTGCAACATGGGGGTGTGCAGCGAATGCCATGTCACCTTGGGCGCGACCGGACGCCGGGTCCGCGCCTGCCTGATCGAGGTAACCGACGGACTGGATATTCGCCGCGATGACTGAAGAGCAGCGCTTCGATCTGCTGATCATCGGCGGCGGGCCGGCGGGACAAGCGGCCGCGCTGACGCTCAGCGGACGCGGATTGCGGATCGGCGTCCTCGACGAACAACCGCGCCCCGGCGGCCAGATTTTGCGCCAGCCGCCGCCGGAATTCCGTGTCGAAAACTGGCTCCCCGACCCCGGTTATGATCCGCTCAAGCGGCAGCTTGCCGATTTTGAAGGCTGTGACGACATAGAATGGCTGGGCGGCCATTCGGTCGTGGGTCTTCAGCCCAACTCGCTGCTGGCAGACGGTCCGGATGGGCTGCGGCAACTGGCCGCCCCGGCCATATTGATCGCGACCGGGGCGCAGGATCTGGCGGTGCCCCTCCCCGGCTGGACCCGGCCGGGGGTCTATTCCGCCGGCGCGATCCAGGCCTTTATCAAAAGCCAGCAATTGCTCACGGGCGAGCGCATAATGCTGGCCGGGACACATCCTTTGCAACTGGTGATCGCGCGGCAGGTTGTCGCGGCGGGCGGCACGGTCGCGGGGGTCTTTTTCGCCCAGCCGCGCGAACAGATGCGCCGGATGCTCCTGCGCCGCCCGCTGACGGCCTTGTCCCGCCTCTCCGATCTCTTGACCGCCCGCAAAGCCGAGCGGGAGCTACAGAAAGCGGGCGTACCGCTTCATTATGGGGTGGGACTCCATGCCTTTGAAGGAAGCGGGGATGGCGACCATCTGGGCGCGGCTCTGACCGGCAAGGGGCGCGTCGAATGCGACGCCGCCGGGCTGTGCTTTGGCTTTGTGCCCCAATCGGCGCTGCCGCGCATGGCGGGGGCCGCGATGCGCCCTGCCGGTCCGGCGGGCGGCTGGGCGGTCATTCATGATGACTGGATGCGCACCAGTCTTCGCGGCCTTTATGCCGCGGGCGAAGCGGTCGGTGTGGCGGGTGCGGAGGCGGCGGCGGCAGGCGGCGCGCTCGCGGGCCTTGGCATAGCGCGCGACCTTGGCCTGATCACGCCGGTCGAGGCGGAACAAGCCGCGCAGAAAGCGCGCAAGGCCTTGGCCCGGCACCGCGCCTTTGCCGCCTTGCTGGACGCCATATCGGACCCGCGCCGCTATTTCCCGGCCATGGAGGACGATACGCTGGTCTGTCGCTGCGAGGATATCGACCGTCAGACCATCGACGCCGCGCTGACCGGATGCGGATCAGCCAACAGCGTAAAGCTTTTTACCCGCTGCGGAATGGGGGCCTGTCAGGGGCGTAATTGCGAACCGACGCTGCTGCGCTTGCTGGAGGCTGCGGGAAAAAGGGGCGATGGCGGGTTTACCGCGCGCTTTCCGGCCCGCCCCCTTCCCCTGGCGACGCTTGCGGCAGACGATTCATCCTTGCGATAAACGCAACGACCTTCCCATGACCCTTGCGTTGCGACGGCGCGGGGGGCGGGTCACTATGCCTTGCATCGCAAGGAGAAGATAATGAACGCAGCGCCTGAAAAGCCCCGTTTCCTGTCGGTCGATCATATTTCATGGACCGTGCCTGATCTCGACG
This window harbors:
- a CDS encoding DUF3311 domain-containing protein codes for the protein MTSQSSPVSRRHRWLLLIPFLWQIGGVPLVNDVAWRPFSLPFPMAWQMAGIIVTSVVIAYIFSIDRKHPEFPDTKAPAEGVEQ
- a CDS encoding sodium:solute symporter family protein yields the protein MILALTLAVVLGTMVGALLSARRQARATSMTEWAVGGRRFGILIFWFLNAGEIYTTFAVLGISGFAWAHGAPAYLAFTSVSLSAAIGYWLMPCIWNAGRQYGLVTQADFFAAHYRATWLGVVVGVAGIAALIVYVQIQIVALSLILRMTVGPEISVSAAAILAAAIMLAFVYISGLRSAAFAAGVKDVLMVLIVVGLCLTVASKVGAASMLDVYRMAQDQFPGIGRLPGLQPGAGLSTIWLMTAALNVALGNWILPHLFQLCFSAGSEATIRRNAIWQPIYSLSYFFIILLGFAALLAGTQPEGGDTNAVLLQFVSDRYPAWAVGIFAGTACLLALVPGSVLLLTAGSIFSRNILLPLRPTLSDRQSLLASRLSMIAFAAIAVWLTLGGSRSLVEIGLSAYAAIGMLAPGVYFAFIWKRAHAAGIFAGIVAGYLALLLPQAQQLWDHMLPHWDHGLVAMMVNAAVAALVCLATTRPARPAVQAA
- a CDS encoding LysR family transcriptional regulator, which gives rise to MWDNALQYFYEAANLGSMRLASDKIGVAVSSISRQIAQLEAEMGIALIERGRRSIRLTEAGQLAFEYHKNQLADREALMTRIQELREVKSGRVDLAIGEGFFGPPFTALIEGFQRRNPGIAITVTSSPTADIIRMVLDDEAHIGMILHTTSEPKIRTRSAVAQPLLILCAPSHPAAEMEALTIADLARFDLCLPPPGFRIRGTLNHAERRAQVWLEPRLVTTSIQMMREIAKAGRALTVLPRISALAELEEGSLVARPLLDDAIEHSTVSLIHRLGRQLEGAPARLMSLLEAKLKSWA
- a CDS encoding dihydrodipicolinate synthase family protein, whose amino-acid sequence is MNKRTRAEWKGYIPAITTPFDADRALDLSALGRLLEWLHSEGMHGLLLAGTTGEWPGMSNDERKALFSAAGNQLKGKIPLLAGCNAYTAHQVLALADHAADSGFDGIVVTPPPYYRPSPDEIHGFYAEISAGSRLPICVYNWPPGTGIDMPLALLERLAALDNVVAIKQSTSDLRRFVDTFFALKEKVLIFGHSMDEHGLALLEARGGDGTMGAGAVLGRTHPDFYNHLWKGDIAAARECGRRDRVILDQWYTPELVGRFGSGPAILKAALNVQGLPGGHVRPPLRDVSREDVEKIRETLVSLGRI
- a CDS encoding NAD(P)/FAD-dependent oxidoreductase, with product MDKRDVAIIGGGLIGCASAWHLARQGASVTLLEAGDVNSGASGQNAGSLHFQIERRFLENGDALARQAAAIVALNRAAVTDWRGIEKALPDDLHLSMKGGLMVAETPQEVALLERKAAWEQAQGLSVQTLDGAEARDIAPYLSPSILAANFALDEGHADPRALTPALAAAARAEGAEIRTHARVEHIARSGGRFIVQGPDLRVTADQLLVAGGAWSANICARANIHMPLYPVALLMNATERTSPLLPHLIQHVGRRLSLKQTYAGNILIGGGWPSRLAQAPDGGFDLDARPEIIAASLRANVKTAIDVIPVLSRLNLLRSWTGVTAISADQLPIVGEVPRLPGLWVAAGGSAFTLGLTFARLLAGAMTGKPSPELDILSPARFEHLNGFMG
- a CDS encoding (2Fe-2S)-binding protein, translating into MKARRITSGTRRGPKISIRVDGEAIACHAGETVAAAMLAAGMSRFRRDRAGTARGLLCNMGVCSECHVTLGATGRRVRACLIEVTDGLDIRRDD
- a CDS encoding FAD/NAD(P)-dependent oxidoreductase, translating into MTEEQRFDLLIIGGGPAGQAAALTLSGRGLRIGVLDEQPRPGGQILRQPPPEFRVENWLPDPGYDPLKRQLADFEGCDDIEWLGGHSVVGLQPNSLLADGPDGLRQLAAPAILIATGAQDLAVPLPGWTRPGVYSAGAIQAFIKSQQLLTGERIMLAGTHPLQLVIARQVVAAGGTVAGVFFAQPREQMRRMLLRRPLTALSRLSDLLTARKAERELQKAGVPLHYGVGLHAFEGSGDGDHLGAALTGKGRVECDAAGLCFGFVPQSALPRMAGAAMRPAGPAGGWAVIHDDWMRTSLRGLYAAGEAVGVAGAEAAAAGGALAGLGIARDLGLITPVEAEQAAQKARKALARHRAFAALLDAISDPRRYFPAMEDDTLVCRCEDIDRQTIDAALTGCGSANSVKLFTRCGMGACQGRNCEPTLLRLLEAAGKRGDGGFTARFPARPLPLATLAADDSSLR